Genomic window (Streptomyces sp. RerS4):
CCGCCCGTGGTTCCCGATCAGCGCGAGGCCCGAGGTCCCGCGCCCCCGGGGAGCCGCCGCCGATCGGCGCACGTGAGCGCGACGCGCCGGCCTTCACGCCCTCACGAAGGAGTGAGCAGATGACAACCACCCTGTCCGAACGGGTGTCCCAGTCGGCTTTCGACGGCTCCATGCTCCGGGTCGTCCTGCTGATGGACCTGCACGAGGGGGCCCAACAGCGGTTCTTCGAGGCCTACGAGCAGCTGCGCCACGACATCGCCTCGGTTCCCGGACACCTCGGCGACCAGCTGTGCCAGTCCTTCGAGAACCCCTCGCAGTGGCTGATCACCAGTGAGTGGGCGAGCGCGCCGCAGTACCTCGCCTGGGTCAACAGCGAGGAGCACCAGAAGCAGGTCCGCCCGCTCGGTGCCTGCGCGCGGTCCATGCGTCCGCTGAAGTTCACCGTCCTGCGCGAGACCGGCCGGCGCTACGAGGCCCCCACCACGGCGGTCGGTGTCCGGCTCCAGGACGCCCCCCGGCTGGGGGCGGGCATCGTCCGTCACGCGCTGACCTTCACCGTCAAGCCGGGCAGCGAGGCGAAGGTGGCGCAGATCCTGTCGTCGTACGCCTCCCCGCAGGCCCGCGTCGACGACCACACCCGGCTGTGCCGGACCTCCCTGTTCATGCACGGCAACCGCGTGGTGCGGGCGGTGGAGGTGCGGGGCGACCTGATGGCGGCGCTGCGGCACGTGTCGGAGCAGCCCGAGGTCCGGGCCGTGGAGGAGGCCATCAACCCGTACCTGGAACAGGACCGGGACCTTGCCGACCCGGAGTCGGCCCGGATGTTCTTCATGCGGGCGGCGCTGCCGGCCGTCCACCATCTGGCGGAGCACGGCAAGCAGCCGCGGGAGGTGCGCCGGCACGCGTTCTTCTACCCGGCGAAGCCCGGTTGCGGCTCGATGCTCGCCCGCTTCCTGGCCCGGCAGGACGAGGCGGCGGCGAAGTTGGCGACGAGTCCGGTGCTGAGCAGCACCGTCTTCCAGCGGGACGACGTCGTGGTCCGCCTCCTCGACGTGTTCGGGCCGGCCGACGAGCGTTTCGCCGCCGGATTCGGCATCGAGGGCTCCCGTCAGGCGGCGGTCCTGGACCGTCTGCTGGCCGGGACGCCGGGTACGGGCCGGCCCGGCCCGTACGCCATGGACCTGATCACGGACCGCCGGGCTCCGGCGGAGTCCTGATCCGGGAGGGGCACGCACGCCGCGACGCGGCCACGCGGTCAGCCCGTCACCCCATCGCCACGGCGAGCGCCGCGGCCCCGCTCCATCCCTCACCACCACCGGCAGCCGACGTCCAGGCTCCGGGTACGCCAGGAGGAAGCCTGTCATGACGAGACATCACCCGCGGATCGTCGATCTCAGCGAGACCCAGCCCAACCGCCGGCGCGGAGGTGATCTGCGTGCCGTGCTCACCCCGACGTCGGTGGGTTCGACGAGCGGGTTCATGGGCCTGGCGGTGATGGCCCCCGGGGAGTCGATCGCCGAGCACTACCACCCGTACTCCGAGGAGTTCGTGTACGTGGTCAGCGGCACGCTGGAGGTGGACCTCGACGGCGAGGCGCACCCGCTGCGCACCGATCAGGGCCTGCTGGTCCCGCTGAACATGCGCCACCGGTTCCGCAACGTCGGCGACACCGAGGCCCGGATGGTCTTCCACCTCGGTCCGCTCGCCCCGCGCCCCGAGCTCGGGCACGTCGACACCGAGGAGGCCCCGAACCCGGAGGCCTCCGGGTGGGCGGAGCGCCCGCCGGAGCGCTCGGGAGCGGTGTCGTGACCCGGCGGCGGGTGGCCGTCACGGGTGTCGGCGTCGTCGCCCCGGGCGGCATAGGCGCCCCCGCGTTCTGGGACCTGCTGTCCAACGGCCGTACGGCGACCAGGGGCATCACCCTCTTCGACCCGGCCGGGTTCCGCTCCCGGATAGCCGCCGAGGTCGACTTCGACCCGGCCTCGCACGGGCTCGGCGCGGACGACACGGCGAGGGCGGACCGGTACATCCAGTTCGCGTTGGTCGCCGCCCGCGAGGCGGTCGCGGACGCCGGCCTGGAGCTCGACCGCGAGGACGCCTGGCGTACGGGGGTGTCCCTCGGCACGGCCGTCGGCGGCACGACCCGGCTGGAGCACGACTACGTGGCCGTCAGTCAGAAGGGCGACTGGTGGGACGTGGACCACCGGCTGTCCTCCCCCTTCCTGCACCGGGCGTTCACGCCCGCGACCCTCGCCTCGGCGGTGGCGGAGCAGACGGGGGCGCGCGGGCCGGTGCAGACCGTCTCGACGGGCTGCACGTCGGGGCTCGACGCCGTCGGGTACGCCGTGCACGCCATCCAGGAGGGTCGGATGGACGTCTGCATAGCGGGCGCCTCGGACTCCCCCGTCTCCCCCATCACCGTGGCCTGCTTCGACGCGATCAAGGCGACCTCGGCGAACAACGACGACCCGGCGCACGCGTCGCGTCCCTTCGACGCCGACCGGGACGGTTTCGTCCTCGGCGAGGGCGGCGCCGTCCTCGTCCTGGAGGAGTGGGAGCACGCACGGGCCCGCGGGGCGACCGTCTACTGCGAGATAGGCGGATACGCCACCTTCGGCAACGCCCACCACATGACCGGGCTGACCGCCGAGGGCCTGGAGATGGCCCGCGCCATCGAGACGGCGCTGGCGCAGGCCCGGATAGCCGCCGAGGACATCGACTACGTCAACGCGCACGGTTCGGGCACCAAGCAGAACGACCGCCACGAGACGGCGGCCGTCAAGCGGGTGCTGAAGGACCACGCGTACCGGACGCCGATGACCTCCATCAAGTCGATGGTCGGGCACTCCCTCGGGGCGATCGGCGCGATCGAACTCGCGGCCTGCGTGCTGGCGATGACCCACCACGTGGTGCCACCGACCGCGAACTACGAGACCCCCGACCCGGAGTGCGACCTGGACTACGTGCCGCGCACGGCCCGCAGCCACACCCTGCGCAGCGTGCTGTCCGTCGGCAGCGGCTTCGGCGGCTTCCAGTCCGCCGTGGTCATGACCCAGCCCAAGGAGGTACGTGCGTGAAAAGCAGTCCAGCCGGCGCGTCGCCGGCCGTCACGGGCATCGGGATCGTCGCGCCCAACGGGATCGGCGCCGAGGCCTTCTGGAAGGCCGTCCAGGCGGGCGACAGCGTCCTGGACCGGGTGACCCGGCAGGGCTGCGAGCACCTGCCGGTCCGGGTGGCGGGCGAGGTGCGGGGCTTCGACCCCGGCTCGCTGGTCGAGGACCGGTTCCTGGTGCAGACGGACCGCTTCAGTCACTACGCGCTGGCGGCGGCCGATCTCGCGCTGGAACACGCCCGCCTCGGTCGGGCGGACTACGAGGACGACCCGTACGCGGTGGGCGTGGTCACGGCCGCCGGCTCCGGTGGCGGCGAGTTCGGACAGCGCGAGCTCCAGCGGCTGTGGGGGCAGGGCCCCCGCTACGTCGGCCCGTACCAGTCGATCGCCTGGTTCTACGCGGCCAGCACCGGCCAGGTGTCCATCCGACGCGGGTTCAAGGGCCCGTGCGGGGTGGTGGCGAGCGACGAGGCGGGCGGGCTGGACGCCTTCGCGCACGCCGCGCGGGCGATCCGACAGGGCAGCCGGGCCATGCTGGTCGGTGCGACGGAGGCCCCCCTCGCCCCGTATTCGGTGGTCTGCCAGCTGGGTTACGAGGGGCTGAGCACCTGGGACGACCCGGAGCGCGCCTACCGGCCCTTCACCGCGAAGGCCTGCGGGTTCGTGCCCGCGGAGGGCGGCGCGATGTTCACCGTCGAGGACGTCGCGGCGGCCCGGCGGCGCGGCGCTCCCGTGCGGGCCCTGGTGGCCGGACACGCCGCGACCTTCACCGGCACCGGACTCCGGGAGGAGTCGGGCGAGGGGCTCGCGCACGCCATCCGCGGCGCGCTGCGGGAGGCGGACTGCGCCCCCGAGGAGGTGGACGTGGTCTTCGCCGACGCCCTGGGCACGCCCGAGGGGGACGCCGCCGAGGTGCGGGCGATCCACGACGCGCTCGGCGGGTACGGGGCCAAGGTGGCGGTGACGGCGCCGAAGACGGGGTTCGGTCGGGCGTACTGCGCGGCCGCCACCCTCGACGTCGCCACGGCCGTGCTGGCCCTGGAGCACGGCATCGTGCCGCCCACGCCGAACGTCTTCGACGTCTGCCACGACCTGGATCTGGTCATGGGCGGCGCGCGCGTCGCCCCGCTGCGGACCGCGCTCGTGCTGAGCCGGGGCCGTATGGGGTCGAACGCGGCACTCGTCCTGCGCAAGGGGCCCGAATCCCCGGGTTAGGGATCGGCACCCCGGTTGGTCAGGGCCGTGCGGGCTTCGGCGCGGCGGCCCCCGGAAGCACGAGAGAGAGAAGGCACCATGTCCGACCGACTGACCATGGAAGAGCTGGCGGCCCTGATGAAGGGCGCCGGCATCACCGTCGACCCCGCCGAGATGGCGAGCCGTCCGGACGCGCAGTTCGACGAGTACGGCCTCGACTCGCTCGGGCTGCTCGGCATCGTCGGCGAGCTGGAGAACCGGCGGGGTCGTGCGCTTCCCACCGA
Coding sequences:
- a CDS encoding cupin domain-containing protein produces the protein MTRHHPRIVDLSETQPNRRRGGDLRAVLTPTSVGSTSGFMGLAVMAPGESIAEHYHPYSEEFVYVVSGTLEVDLDGEAHPLRTDQGLLVPLNMRHRFRNVGDTEARMVFHLGPLAPRPELGHVDTEEAPNPEASGWAERPPERSGAVS
- a CDS encoding acyl carrier protein codes for the protein MSDRLTMEELAALMKGAGITVDPAEMASRPDAQFDEYGLDSLGLLGIVGELENRRGRALPTDADRCKSPREFLDLVNNSLMTGA
- a CDS encoding SchA/CurD-like domain-containing protein, with product MTTTLSERVSQSAFDGSMLRVVLLMDLHEGAQQRFFEAYEQLRHDIASVPGHLGDQLCQSFENPSQWLITSEWASAPQYLAWVNSEEHQKQVRPLGACARSMRPLKFTVLRETGRRYEAPTTAVGVRLQDAPRLGAGIVRHALTFTVKPGSEAKVAQILSSYASPQARVDDHTRLCRTSLFMHGNRVVRAVEVRGDLMAALRHVSEQPEVRAVEEAINPYLEQDRDLADPESARMFFMRAALPAVHHLAEHGKQPREVRRHAFFYPAKPGCGSMLARFLARQDEAAAKLATSPVLSSTVFQRDDVVVRLLDVFGPADERFAAGFGIEGSRQAAVLDRLLAGTPGTGRPGPYAMDLITDRRAPAES
- a CDS encoding beta-ketoacyl-[acyl-carrier-protein] synthase family protein gives rise to the protein MTRRRVAVTGVGVVAPGGIGAPAFWDLLSNGRTATRGITLFDPAGFRSRIAAEVDFDPASHGLGADDTARADRYIQFALVAAREAVADAGLELDREDAWRTGVSLGTAVGGTTRLEHDYVAVSQKGDWWDVDHRLSSPFLHRAFTPATLASAVAEQTGARGPVQTVSTGCTSGLDAVGYAVHAIQEGRMDVCIAGASDSPVSPITVACFDAIKATSANNDDPAHASRPFDADRDGFVLGEGGAVLVLEEWEHARARGATVYCEIGGYATFGNAHHMTGLTAEGLEMARAIETALAQARIAAEDIDYVNAHGSGTKQNDRHETAAVKRVLKDHAYRTPMTSIKSMVGHSLGAIGAIELAACVLAMTHHVVPPTANYETPDPECDLDYVPRTARSHTLRSVLSVGSGFGGFQSAVVMTQPKEVRA
- a CDS encoding beta-ketoacyl synthase N-terminal-like domain-containing protein, whose product is MKSSPAGASPAVTGIGIVAPNGIGAEAFWKAVQAGDSVLDRVTRQGCEHLPVRVAGEVRGFDPGSLVEDRFLVQTDRFSHYALAAADLALEHARLGRADYEDDPYAVGVVTAAGSGGGEFGQRELQRLWGQGPRYVGPYQSIAWFYAASTGQVSIRRGFKGPCGVVASDEAGGLDAFAHAARAIRQGSRAMLVGATEAPLAPYSVVCQLGYEGLSTWDDPERAYRPFTAKACGFVPAEGGAMFTVEDVAAARRRGAPVRALVAGHAATFTGTGLREESGEGLAHAIRGALREADCAPEEVDVVFADALGTPEGDAAEVRAIHDALGGYGAKVAVTAPKTGFGRAYCAAATLDVATAVLALEHGIVPPTPNVFDVCHDLDLVMGGARVAPLRTALVLSRGRMGSNAALVLRKGPESPG